The Virgibacillus sp. MSP4-1 genome has a segment encoding these proteins:
- the nuoL gene encoding NADH-quinone oxidoreductase subunit L, producing MIEFAWLIPVIPLLTFFLLIVFRDKMKNTGGHIAVLSSALAFLLAALVFIQLLDTGTALQEWTWLVIGSTQISFGTLLNPLNGLMLILVAFISLCIHIYSLGYMENEKRLTTFFAYLSLFTAAMLGLVISPNLLQFYMFWELVGLGSFLLIGFYFYKNRAKEAAKKAFIMTRIGDMGLLIGLILIFWQTGSLQFDAIFSAISDGQVDGGMLTLIGILIFIGAVGKSGQFPLHTWLPDAMEGPTPVSALIHAATMVAAGVYLVAVMYPLYLTSTTALMVVAVIGGFTAIYAATIGLVQNDIKQVLAYSTISQLGFMMLALGTSGYTAGVFHLFTHAFFKALLFLAAGAVIHTVHTQNIKKMGGLHHRLKFTSVTFGIGALAISGFPLFSGFFSKEEMLSAVWADGQYGLWVIALTAAFLTSLYMFRLYFLVFHGESRESMDQVRSIPFTMKLPMAILAVFAVGAGFFNTSWFGSFLGDWLLRESPALAETHHGSSVWVMVAATLISLGGILLAYMIYIKKQINQEAWKSSMAGTYNLLARKYYIDEFYDATFVKGAGRLGRVFAYVERYGVGFLVTFFRELVTTLSKSGSKSQTGQTQTYTAVAFLGMVVFVAVYMMKGGF from the coding sequence ATGATCGAATTCGCATGGCTGATCCCAGTAATACCTTTGCTCACGTTTTTTCTGCTCATCGTTTTCAGGGACAAGATGAAAAACACAGGCGGCCACATCGCTGTACTGTCATCCGCTTTGGCCTTTCTTTTAGCTGCTCTTGTTTTCATTCAGCTGCTGGATACAGGAACAGCTCTTCAGGAGTGGACATGGCTTGTCATTGGTTCCACTCAGATTTCATTTGGGACACTGCTTAACCCTTTAAACGGCCTCATGTTAATTTTAGTTGCTTTTATCAGTCTGTGTATACATATTTATTCTTTAGGTTATATGGAAAACGAGAAGCGGCTGACGACCTTTTTTGCATACTTAAGTCTTTTTACCGCTGCCATGCTCGGACTTGTTATATCGCCAAACTTACTGCAGTTTTATATGTTCTGGGAGCTTGTCGGGCTCGGCTCCTTTCTGTTAATCGGTTTTTATTTTTATAAAAACAGGGCTAAGGAAGCGGCGAAAAAGGCGTTTATTATGACCCGCATTGGCGATATGGGACTGTTGATCGGACTCATCCTGATTTTCTGGCAAACAGGAAGTCTCCAGTTTGATGCGATATTTTCCGCCATATCTGATGGTCAGGTGGATGGGGGAATGCTGACCCTGATCGGAATTCTGATTTTTATCGGTGCGGTTGGGAAATCAGGTCAGTTTCCTCTGCATACCTGGCTTCCTGATGCGATGGAGGGACCAACGCCGGTTTCCGCACTGATTCACGCAGCAACTATGGTAGCGGCGGGAGTTTATCTGGTTGCTGTGATGTATCCTCTTTATTTGACCAGTACAACCGCCCTGATGGTTGTGGCAGTCATTGGGGGATTCACAGCCATTTATGCGGCAACCATCGGACTTGTTCAGAATGATATCAAGCAGGTGCTGGCTTATTCAACCATTTCCCAGCTTGGCTTTATGATGCTGGCGCTGGGGACGTCAGGCTATACAGCAGGTGTCTTTCACTTATTTACTCATGCTTTCTTTAAGGCGTTGTTATTCCTGGCTGCAGGCGCGGTCATTCATACTGTTCATACCCAAAACATAAAGAAAATGGGCGGCCTTCATCATCGCCTGAAGTTTACGAGCGTCACCTTTGGGATTGGTGCTCTGGCCATAAGCGGCTTCCCGCTTTTCTCCGGATTTTTCAGCAAAGAGGAAATGTTATCGGCAGTCTGGGCGGATGGACAGTACGGCTTATGGGTAATCGCACTGACTGCAGCATTCTTAACGTCTCTATACATGTTCCGCTTATATTTTCTCGTATTTCATGGGGAAAGCAGAGAGTCAATGGACCAGGTGCGCTCCATCCCCTTTACAATGAAACTTCCGATGGCGATTCTAGCTGTTTTCGCAGTGGGTGCAGGTTTTTTCAATACAAGCTGGTTCGGTTCCTTTCTGGGCGACTGGTTATTACGGGAAAGCCCTGCGTTAGCCGAAACCCATCACGGAAGCTCTGTATGGGTTATGGTTGCCGCTACTCTGATTTCGTTGGGAGGGATCCTGCTCGCGTACATGATTTACATAAAGAAACAGATAAATCAGGAAGCATGGAAGTCATCCATGGCAGGAACATACAATTTATTAGCCCGCAAATACTACATCGATGAATTTTATGACGCCACCTTTGTTAAGGGGGCAGGCCGGCTTGGCCGGGTGTTTGCCTACGTTGAACGGTATGGAGTCGGGTTCCTGGTTACCTTTTTTCGGGAGCTGGTGACTACGTTAAGTAAATCAGGTTCTAAATCACAAACCGGACAGACACAGACTTACACAGCGGTTGCATTTTTAGGAATGGTTGTTTTTGTGGCTGTTTACATGATGAAAGGGGGATTTTAA
- the nuoK gene encoding NADH-quinone oxidoreductase subunit NuoK has protein sequence MSSIPLQPFLILALILFCIGLFGALTKRNTIIVLICIELMLNAVNVNLVAFSKYGAHPDITGQVFSLFSITIAAAEVAVGMAILIAWYRRKHSVNIDEGNDLKD, from the coding sequence ATGAGTTCCATCCCTTTGCAGCCCTTTCTCATTCTTGCTCTGATTTTGTTCTGTATTGGTCTGTTTGGCGCATTAACGAAACGGAATACGATTATTGTTCTCATTTGTATTGAACTCATGCTGAACGCTGTAAACGTAAACTTAGTTGCTTTTAGTAAGTACGGCGCCCATCCGGATATTACGGGGCAGGTTTTCTCACTGTTTTCGATTACGATTGCCGCCGCTGAGGTTGCTGTCGGCATGGCGATTTTAATTGCATGGTACCGCAGAAAACACAGTGTCAACATCGATGAAGGAAATGATTTGAAAGACTGA
- a CDS encoding NADH-quinone oxidoreductase subunit J: MNGEFLAFLILSGAAILGGILMINLKKVVHMLLSVVLTFVSLAGIYVLLSAEFVAVVQILIYSGAVTILLTFGIMLTDHKAEEDRVSSRIRAAFAGLGVIIFFFTVYTGIRDLYFGPGAETLHADNTRKIGESIFSHYVIPFELVSIVLLVALMGAVVLTRKREGDDQ; the protein is encoded by the coding sequence ATGAATGGGGAATTTCTCGCCTTTTTAATCCTTTCAGGTGCAGCCATCCTTGGTGGGATCCTCATGATTAACCTGAAGAAGGTCGTGCATATGCTGTTATCCGTTGTCCTTACCTTTGTCAGTCTGGCAGGCATTTACGTCTTGCTGTCTGCTGAGTTTGTTGCTGTGGTGCAAATCCTCATTTACTCAGGTGCAGTGACCATACTGCTGACATTTGGAATTATGCTGACCGATCATAAGGCAGAGGAGGACAGAGTCTCCAGCCGAATCAGAGCAGCATTTGCCGGCCTTGGGGTGATTATTTTTTTCTTCACTGTATATACAGGCATCCGCGATCTTTATTTTGGACCGGGAGCGGAGACGCTTCATGCAGACAACACCCGGAAAATCGGGGAAAGCATTTTCAGTCATTATGTCATTCCCTTTGAACTGGTGTCCATCGTTCTATTGGTTGCTCTTATGGGTGCCGTCGTATTGACCCGCAAAAGAGAGGGGGATGACCAATGA
- the nuoI gene encoding NADH-quinone oxidoreductase subunit NuoI encodes MKGLAKGLAHTIRHMSKENMSYSYPDEPIPMPNRFRGIQKFYPEKCIVCNQCVNICPTDCIQLTGKKHPDPDRKGKIIETYDINFEICILCDLCTEVCPTEAIVMTNNFELADYSRDEHFKDLQWLDENDTHIREEN; translated from the coding sequence ATGAAAGGTTTAGCAAAAGGCTTGGCTCATACCATTCGTCATATGTCCAAGGAAAATATGAGCTACTCCTATCCGGATGAACCGATCCCTATGCCGAATCGCTTTCGGGGGATTCAGAAGTTTTATCCGGAAAAATGCATTGTCTGTAACCAGTGTGTAAACATCTGTCCGACTGACTGCATTCAGCTCACTGGCAAAAAGCATCCGGACCCTGATCGGAAAGGAAAAATTATTGAAACGTATGATATTAATTTTGAAATTTGTATCCTGTGTGACCTTTGTACAGAGGTCTGTCCGACTGAGGCCATTGTGATGACCAATAATTTTGAACTGGCGGACTACTCTAGAGATGAACACTTTAAGGACCTTCAATGGCTGGATGAAAATGATACACATATTCGGGAGGAGAATTGA
- the nuoH gene encoding NADH-quinone oxidoreductase subunit NuoH, translating into MSELLATEPASSNLITYILITMPLLSIVLGFVTYAILAERKVLGYIQLRYGPNRTGGRFGLLQTVADVLKLLIKEDTRPKQADRALFWLAPVIAFVPSFMVLAAIPFTESILFADFGVGLLYFIAISGISTLGMLTAGWASNNKYALMGGMRSAAQMISYEIPLLMSLVGVVLFAGSLNLIEIVEQQQYVPYILLQPIGFIIFFISATAELNRIPFDLPEAESELIAGYHVEYSGFRFAFFMLSEYVYLFAMSALITVLFLGGWNPIPGLGFIPDFIWFGIKFSIVVYVFMWIRATWPRLRADQLMEFGWKVLLPAAMANIFLSAILKELFF; encoded by the coding sequence ATGAGTGAATTACTGGCAACCGAACCGGCAAGCTCCAATCTCATTACCTATATCCTCATCACTATGCCCTTACTATCCATTGTCCTGGGCTTTGTCACCTATGCCATTTTAGCTGAAAGAAAAGTGCTGGGCTATATTCAGCTGCGCTATGGCCCCAATCGTACAGGGGGAAGGTTCGGACTCCTGCAAACCGTAGCTGACGTCTTGAAGCTTCTGATTAAAGAAGATACACGGCCGAAACAGGCAGACCGGGCATTATTCTGGCTTGCCCCGGTGATAGCCTTTGTCCCTTCGTTTATGGTTTTAGCAGCCATCCCTTTTACTGAATCGATTCTCTTTGCCGATTTTGGGGTAGGTCTTCTTTATTTTATTGCCATATCCGGAATATCAACATTGGGAATGCTGACAGCGGGCTGGGCCTCCAATAACAAGTATGCCTTAATGGGAGGCATGCGCTCAGCCGCTCAAATGATTTCCTATGAGATCCCGCTTCTGATGTCCCTTGTCGGAGTGGTACTGTTTGCCGGGAGTCTGAACCTTATTGAAATCGTTGAGCAGCAGCAATATGTTCCTTATATCCTGTTACAGCCAATCGGATTTATCATCTTTTTTATTTCTGCAACGGCAGAGCTGAACCGCATTCCATTTGATTTACCCGAGGCGGAATCGGAATTAATTGCCGGCTATCATGTGGAGTATTCGGGCTTTCGTTTTGCGTTTTTCATGCTGTCCGAATATGTCTACTTATTCGCGATGTCAGCCCTGATTACCGTATTATTTCTCGGGGGCTGGAATCCCATCCCGGGACTTGGTTTTATCCCGGACTTTATCTGGTTTGGCATCAAATTCAGCATCGTTGTGTACGTATTTATGTGGATCCGCGCGACATGGCCCCGCCTGCGTGCCGATCAGCTCATGGAATTCGGCTGGAAGGTACTGCTGCCGGCAGCTATGGCCAATATTTTTTTATCAGCCATACTGAAGGAACTGTTTTTCTAG
- a CDS encoding NADH-quinone oxidoreductase subunit D, which produces MIRTEEMLLNVGPQHPSTHGVFRLVVKVDGEIIKEATPVIGYLHRGTEKLAEDLQYTQIIPYTDRMDYLSAMTNNYVICHAVETLMDLEVPERAEYLRVIAMELGRIASHLVWYGTYLMDIGTTSPFLYAFREREMIINLLNELCGARLTFNYMRIGGVKWDAPDGWVDKVRDFIPYMREQLDGYHELVTGNEIFLNRVKGVGQYTQEEAIQYSLSGANLRCTGVPYDLRKEQPYSIYDRFDFDVPVGETGDAWSRYLCRMSEMEESLKILEQAVEQFPEGGKTMGKVPRIIKPPKGEVYVRIESPRGEIGCYIASDGKKTPYRLKFRRPSFYNLQILPKLLEGENMANLIAILGGVDIVLGEVDG; this is translated from the coding sequence ATGATTCGTACCGAGGAAATGCTGTTAAATGTCGGTCCGCAGCATCCCAGTACCCATGGGGTGTTTCGCCTGGTCGTGAAAGTGGACGGAGAAATCATTAAGGAAGCTACACCTGTGATTGGTTATTTACATAGAGGTACGGAAAAACTGGCCGAGGATCTGCAGTATACGCAAATTATACCGTATACAGACCGGATGGATTACCTGTCAGCTATGACGAATAACTATGTGATCTGTCATGCAGTGGAGACGCTTATGGATTTGGAAGTGCCGGAACGTGCGGAATATTTACGTGTCATTGCCATGGAGCTGGGAAGGATCGCCAGCCACCTCGTATGGTATGGCACTTATTTAATGGACATTGGAACAACAAGTCCATTTTTGTATGCATTTCGGGAGAGGGAAATGATTATAAATCTACTAAACGAACTTTGTGGAGCCCGTCTTACATTCAACTACATGCGGATTGGCGGTGTGAAGTGGGATGCTCCTGATGGATGGGTGGATAAAGTCCGGGATTTTATTCCCTATATGAGAGAGCAATTGGATGGATATCATGAACTGGTTACAGGCAATGAAATCTTTCTGAATCGTGTCAAAGGTGTGGGTCAGTATACACAGGAGGAGGCCATTCAATATTCCTTAAGCGGAGCAAATCTCCGGTGTACAGGGGTTCCTTACGACCTGAGAAAAGAGCAGCCTTATTCTATTTATGACCGGTTTGACTTTGATGTCCCTGTGGGTGAAACAGGGGATGCCTGGTCCCGCTACTTATGCCGTATGTCTGAAATGGAGGAATCTCTGAAAATCTTAGAACAGGCGGTTGAGCAGTTCCCTGAAGGCGGGAAAACAATGGGAAAAGTTCCCCGGATTATTAAGCCGCCCAAGGGTGAAGTCTATGTTCGTATTGAATCTCCGCGGGGGGAGATTGGCTGCTATATTGCTAGTGATGGAAAGAAAACCCCCTATCGTCTGAAGTTTCGCAGGCCTTCCTTTTACAATCTGCAAATCCTGCCCAAATTGCTGGAAGGAGAAAATATGGCCAATTTGATCGCTATTTTGGGTGGCGTTGATATTGTGCTGGGAGAGGTGGATGGCTGA
- a CDS encoding NADH-quinone oxidoreductase subunit C, translated as MTEENENKPKQNQDINSKSEETGEAKPKEQENQKPAPENQEDASAAESDKIHQPSDRPPKADSTETTSKSDQSKRPRKKRTKKDQPPEKQEPSPNHPLLDHYIKMIKNSLGDDAIDEAFVNRSSKELPTITATPKSYFSIAQLLRDHEELQFQFLSDLHGIDYESHMEIYVYLYSMTKKQSVALKVKLDRDHPVIPSLVPLWKGANWPENEAYDLLGITFENHPDLKRIMLGEDWEGYPLRKDYEPYDVEV; from the coding sequence ATGACAGAGGAAAATGAAAACAAACCAAAACAAAATCAGGATATAAATTCAAAATCAGAAGAAACCGGAGAAGCAAAGCCAAAAGAACAGGAAAATCAGAAACCAGCACCAGAAAACCAGGAAGATGCATCCGCTGCAGAATCAGATAAAATCCACCAGCCTTCAGACCGCCCGCCTAAAGCTGATTCAACAGAAACCACCTCCAAGTCTGATCAATCAAAACGTCCACGGAAAAAACGCACGAAAAAAGATCAGCCACCCGAAAAACAGGAACCATCACCCAACCATCCATTATTAGACCACTATATAAAAATGATAAAAAACAGTCTCGGTGACGATGCCATTGATGAAGCGTTCGTCAATCGTTCATCCAAAGAACTTCCTACCATCACAGCGACCCCAAAGAGCTACTTTTCCATTGCCCAACTCCTTAGAGATCATGAAGAATTGCAGTTTCAGTTTTTGTCTGATTTACACGGAATTGATTATGAAAGTCATATGGAAATCTACGTATATTTATACTCTATGACAAAAAAACAGTCTGTGGCTTTAAAGGTAAAGCTCGACCGGGACCATCCTGTCATTCCGTCTCTCGTTCCTCTGTGGAAGGGGGCGAACTGGCCGGAAAATGAGGCCTACGATTTGCTGGGGATAACCTTTGAGAATCATCCCGATTTGAAACGAATTATGCTCGGGGAGGACTGGGAGGGCTATCCTCTTCGCAAAGACTATGAACCGTATGATGTGGAGGTGTAG
- a CDS encoding NADH-quinone oxidoreductase subunit B family protein, protein MEMNLEDISVQEREEMQRNVFFVTLEQLKSWARSNSLWPVQFGLACCAIEMMGVGSSHYDLDRFGSIFRSSPRHSDCMIVSGTVTKKMAPIIRRLYDQMPEPKWVIAMGSCATAGGPYVYSYSVVKGVDQVVPVDVYIPGCPPNPAALIYGINKLQEKIRYEAKTGKRVTNT, encoded by the coding sequence ATGGAGATGAATCTTGAGGATATTTCAGTGCAGGAACGGGAGGAAATGCAACGGAATGTCTTTTTTGTGACGCTCGAACAGCTTAAATCCTGGGCACGAAGCAACTCGCTCTGGCCTGTGCAGTTTGGCTTGGCCTGCTGCGCGATTGAAATGATGGGCGTCGGCTCCTCCCATTATGATTTAGACCGGTTTGGATCCATCTTCCGTTCATCACCCAGACATTCCGACTGCATGATTGTTTCAGGTACCGTCACAAAAAAAATGGCTCCGATTATTCGCAGACTCTATGATCAGATGCCTGAGCCGAAATGGGTGATTGCCATGGGATCCTGTGCAACAGCAGGAGGACCTTATGTTTATTCCTACTCAGTCGTCAAAGGTGTCGACCAGGTCGTTCCCGTCGATGTTTATATTCCTGGCTGTCCGCCAAACCCGGCAGCACTCATCTATGGAATCAATAAGCTCCAGGAAAAAATTCGCTATGAAGCAAAAACGGGAAAGCGGGTGACAAATACATGA
- a CDS encoding NADH-quinone oxidoreductase subunit A, translating into MDSLHVYQNSYTMIVVFMLIAVMLPIVALTAGRLLRPHEPTKAKRKIYESGIEPFQDARVRFNVSYYLFALMFVLFDVETVFLYPWAVAYEQLGIFALIEMLMFIVVLFLGLVYAWKKGVLKWR; encoded by the coding sequence ATGGACTCTCTTCATGTCTATCAGAACAGTTATACAATGATTGTTGTTTTCATGCTCATTGCCGTTATGCTCCCGATTGTGGCCTTAACGGCAGGAAGGCTTTTGCGTCCGCATGAACCGACAAAAGCCAAACGGAAAATCTATGAAAGCGGGATTGAGCCTTTTCAGGATGCGAGAGTCCGATTTAATGTCAGCTATTATTTGTTTGCGTTAATGTTTGTTTTATTTGATGTGGAGACGGTCTTTTTATATCCATGGGCAGTGGCCTATGAGCAACTGGGGATTTTTGCCCTGATTGAGATGCTGATGTTTATTGTCGTTCTGTTTCTCGGATTAGTCTATGCATGGAAAAAGGGAGTGCTTAAATGGAGATGA
- a CDS encoding F0F1 ATP synthase subunit epsilon encodes MKTVTVSVVTPDGPVLENAYEMVSCKAENGELGILPGHIPLVAPLTISSVRLKKEGDEDELAVSGGFLEVRPDNVTILAQSAEKPGDIDVERARKAKERAERRLNAKQDDIDFKRAQLALQRAINRLDIAGTGK; translated from the coding sequence ATGAAAACAGTGACCGTGAGTGTTGTCACTCCTGATGGCCCTGTATTGGAAAATGCGTACGAAATGGTTAGCTGTAAAGCAGAAAATGGCGAACTTGGGATCCTGCCAGGGCACATTCCCCTCGTTGCGCCATTAACCATCAGCTCTGTACGTTTGAAAAAAGAAGGAGACGAGGATGAACTCGCCGTCAGCGGAGGCTTCCTGGAAGTCCGCCCTGACAATGTCACTATTTTAGCCCAATCCGCTGAAAAACCAGGTGACATCGATGTTGAACGGGCACGCAAAGCCAAAGAACGTGCCGAACGCCGTCTCAATGCCAAACAAGACGATATCGACTTCAAGCGCGCCCAGTTAGCCCTGCAACGCGCCATTAATCGTCTCGATATCGCAGGAACAGGAAAATAA
- the atpD gene encoding F0F1 ATP synthase subunit beta produces the protein MSKGYITQVTGPVVDVKFNSDNLPEIYNALVVKHEAQDDSSVDIDLTLEVALHLGDDTVRAIAMSGTEGLVRGMEVQDTGAPISVPVGDETLGRVFNVLGDKIDLEDEIGEEVDRNPIHRQSPEFENLSTGTEILETGIKVVDLLAPYTKGGKIGLFGGAGVGKTVLIQELINNIAQEHGGISVFTGVGERTREGNDLYFEMKDSGVISKTAMVFGQMNEPPGARMRVALTGLTMAEYFRDVEGQDVLLFIDNIFRFTQAGSEVSALLGRMPSAVGYQPTLATDMGQLQERITSTDKGSITSIQAVYVPADDYTDPAPATVFAHLDATTNLERSLSEMGIYPAVDPLASTSRALDPNVVGEEHYEVARNVQSTLQKYRELQDIIAILGMDELSDEDKQTVARARRIQFFLSQNFHVAEQFTGQPGSYVPVEETVRGFKEILDGKYDDIPEDAFRLVGRIEEVVEKAEQIES, from the coding sequence ATGAGCAAAGGATATATCACTCAGGTAACAGGTCCGGTAGTAGACGTGAAGTTTAATTCCGACAACCTGCCTGAAATCTATAATGCTTTAGTCGTAAAGCATGAAGCGCAGGATGACTCAAGCGTTGATATTGATCTTACATTGGAAGTTGCTTTGCATTTAGGTGACGACACCGTTCGTGCCATTGCCATGTCAGGTACAGAAGGCCTTGTACGTGGAATGGAAGTGCAGGATACGGGCGCACCAATTTCCGTTCCGGTTGGGGATGAAACCCTTGGACGTGTATTTAACGTATTAGGCGATAAAATTGACTTAGAAGATGAAATTGGCGAAGAAGTGGATCGAAACCCAATCCATCGTCAATCTCCTGAGTTTGAGAACCTGTCAACAGGAACTGAAATTCTTGAAACCGGAATTAAAGTTGTAGACTTGCTTGCTCCTTATACAAAAGGTGGTAAGATCGGTCTGTTCGGTGGAGCCGGTGTTGGTAAAACCGTATTAATTCAGGAGCTCATTAACAACATTGCCCAGGAGCACGGAGGTATCTCCGTATTTACCGGTGTTGGAGAGCGTACTCGTGAAGGTAACGACCTTTACTTTGAAATGAAAGATTCCGGAGTTATTTCCAAAACAGCCATGGTATTCGGACAGATGAACGAACCACCAGGTGCCCGTATGCGTGTGGCCCTGACAGGTCTGACAATGGCTGAATACTTCCGTGATGTAGAAGGTCAGGACGTTCTGTTATTTATCGATAACATTTTCCGTTTTACACAGGCTGGTTCAGAGGTATCCGCCTTACTCGGCCGTATGCCATCTGCCGTTGGTTATCAGCCAACCCTTGCGACGGATATGGGACAATTACAAGAGCGTATTACATCAACCGATAAAGGTTCAATCACATCCATTCAGGCTGTATACGTTCCTGCCGATGACTATACAGACCCGGCACCAGCGACCGTTTTCGCTCACTTGGATGCGACAACAAACCTGGAGCGTTCCTTATCAGAGATGGGTATCTACCCAGCTGTGGACCCGCTTGCTTCAACTTCCCGTGCCCTTGACCCTAACGTAGTAGGCGAAGAGCACTATGAAGTGGCACGTAACGTTCAAAGTACTCTGCAGAAATATCGAGAGCTTCAGGATATTATTGCCATCTTAGGTATGGATGAATTAAGCGATGAGGACAAACAAACAGTTGCCCGTGCCCGTCGTATTCAGTTCTTCCTATCTCAGAATTTCCACGTAGCTGAACAGTTCACAGGTCAGCCAGGATCCTATGTTCCCGTTGAAGAAACCGTTCGTGGATTCAAGGAAATTCTTGATGGTAAATATGACGACATTCCAGAAGATGCCTTCCGTCTGGTTGGACGCATCGAGGAAGTTGTTGAAAAAGCTGAACAAATAGAGTCTTAG
- the atpG gene encoding ATP synthase F1 subunit gamma, which translates to MASLNDIKGRINSTKNMKKITSAMEMVSTAKLNRAEQNAKSFVPYMEKIQEVVASIASGDSDANHPMLTSRDVKKTGYVVITADRGLAGAFNSNVLRELNHNLSKHKSKDEYTVIAIGKMAREFCRKRNMPVAKEVVGIDDQPDFADIKELATETVNLFVNEEVDEIYMIYNHFESIISQKVTEKKLLPLTDLDSGNQKTSSSYEYEPNQEDILNVLLPQYAESLVYGAILDSKASEHAARMTAMKNATDNANDMIDDLSLTYNRLRQAAITQEISEIVGGASALE; encoded by the coding sequence GTGGCATCCCTTAATGACATAAAAGGCAGAATTAATTCAACGAAAAATATGAAAAAAATCACGAGTGCAATGGAAATGGTTTCAACAGCCAAGCTGAATCGTGCCGAACAAAATGCCAAGTCCTTTGTTCCCTATATGGAAAAGATTCAGGAAGTTGTAGCCAGCATTGCCTCTGGTGACTCTGACGCCAATCATCCAATGTTGACGTCCAGAGATGTGAAAAAGACCGGCTACGTTGTCATTACGGCAGATCGTGGTCTGGCAGGTGCTTTTAACAGTAACGTACTTCGGGAATTAAATCATAATCTTTCGAAGCACAAGTCAAAAGATGAATATACCGTCATTGCAATCGGAAAAATGGCACGGGAGTTCTGCAGAAAACGGAACATGCCTGTCGCGAAAGAGGTTGTAGGTATCGATGACCAGCCGGACTTTGCCGACATTAAAGAACTGGCAACCGAGACGGTAAATCTGTTCGTGAATGAAGAAGTTGACGAGATTTACATGATCTATAATCATTTTGAAAGCATAATTTCCCAAAAAGTGACCGAAAAGAAATTGCTTCCATTAACAGATTTAGACAGTGGAAATCAGAAGACGTCAAGCTCTTACGAATACGAGCCTAATCAGGAAGATATTTTAAATGTTTTACTGCCGCAGTATGCTGAAAGTCTGGTATACGGTGCAATTTTAGACAGTAAAGCCAGTGAGCATGCCGCACGTATGACGGCTATGAAGAATGCTACCGATAATGCGAACGATATGATTGATGACCTCAGCTTAACGTATAACCGTTTACGTCAGGCAGCCATCACTCAGGAGATTTCCGAAATCGTCGGTGGAGCATCCGCTCTAGAATAG